A region from the Chitinophaga sp. Cy-1792 genome encodes:
- a CDS encoding class I SAM-dependent methyltransferase, with product MGLPGVIINKIQNEGPISFYTFMDLCLYHPDYGYYTTAGDKIGCEGDYITASSLTSSFGATIGRQIEEMWNILGKNDFTIVEYGAGQGLLCYDMLEYLKQNRPLYDQLRYCIIEKRYNLRAECLSDKVCLYNTIEEIPGDIDCIFSNELIDNFPVHQVVMDDELMEVYIDYHQQFTELLKPAAPALQAYFHDLHVTLPKGYRAEVNLDAIKWIHQVASRLKKGFIITIDYGDLSEELYKPHRSCGTLLCYYKHQISDDYFCNIGLQDITAHVNFSALGHWGELGGLCTNGITPMGCFLQALGFKELLRAASERSNKGVLQLAQEESHISYTLIFEMGTKYKVLIQSKNIVDAQLMGLRFNRPVT from the coding sequence ATGGGACTGCCGGGTGTTATCATCAATAAAATACAAAATGAAGGCCCCATTTCCTTCTATACTTTTATGGACCTTTGTCTGTATCATCCCGACTATGGCTATTATACAACCGCCGGAGATAAGATAGGCTGTGAAGGTGATTATATTACTGCCAGTAGCCTGACCAGTTCCTTTGGGGCCACTATTGGCAGACAGATAGAGGAAATGTGGAACATCCTGGGGAAAAATGACTTCACTATAGTGGAATATGGCGCAGGCCAGGGGCTGCTATGCTATGATATGCTGGAATATTTAAAACAGAATCGCCCTTTATATGATCAGCTACGCTATTGTATAATAGAGAAGCGATATAACCTGCGGGCGGAATGCCTGTCGGACAAAGTGTGTTTGTATAATACTATCGAGGAGATTCCCGGAGATATTGATTGTATCTTCTCCAATGAATTAATCGATAATTTCCCGGTACACCAGGTAGTGATGGACGATGAATTAATGGAAGTCTATATCGATTACCATCAACAATTTACTGAGCTGTTAAAACCGGCTGCGCCTGCATTGCAGGCGTATTTCCATGATCTCCACGTAACACTTCCCAAAGGGTACCGCGCTGAAGTAAACCTGGATGCTATTAAATGGATTCATCAGGTGGCAAGCCGCCTGAAAAAAGGATTTATTATTACCATCGACTATGGTGACCTGTCTGAAGAGCTGTATAAACCTCATAGAAGTTGCGGTACCCTGCTATGTTATTATAAACATCAGATCAGCGATGATTACTTTTGTAACATTGGTCTGCAGGATATCACCGCCCATGTAAATTTCAGTGCATTAGGCCATTGGGGAGAACTGGGAGGCTTATGTACCAATGGCATTACCCCAATGGGCTGTTTCTTACAGGCCCTTGGATTTAAAGAATTATTAAGAGCAGCCAGTGAACGCAGTAATAAGGGTGTCCTGCAATTGGCACAGGAAGAATCCCATATCAGTTACACCCTTATTTTCGAAATGGGTACGAAATATAAAGTACTTATACAATCTAAAAACATAGTGGATGCCCAGCTAATGGGGTTGCGGTTTAACCGGCCTGTCACCTGA
- a CDS encoding transcription termination/antitermination protein NusG, with the protein MSNFNSGWYLIYTRPRHEKKVVAQLSRLMIDTFLPTMKHVPRKKTGMPLFPSYVFVNLNNTQEYFSAIDADGAVSYVKMGKLACRVPQTVIDSLNIVVGQGENLAVATDHYMPGEIVVIQNGPLSGLSCEVIKHSGKTKVLVRVNILNRNVIADMSLQMLQS; encoded by the coding sequence ATGAGCAATTTTAATTCAGGCTGGTACCTTATTTATACAAGGCCAAGGCACGAAAAAAAGGTAGTCGCACAACTTTCCAGGTTAATGATAGATACTTTTTTGCCAACAATGAAACATGTTCCAAGGAAGAAGACAGGTATGCCACTTTTCCCGTCCTATGTTTTTGTGAACCTTAATAACACACAGGAATATTTCTCAGCGATTGATGCTGATGGTGCTGTGAGTTATGTTAAAATGGGCAAGCTTGCATGTCGCGTACCACAGACGGTGATAGATAGTTTGAATATCGTGGTAGGACAGGGAGAAAACCTGGCGGTTGCTACCGATCATTATATGCCTGGAGAAATAGTTGTTATTCAGAATGGGCCATTATCCGGGTTATCCTGTGAGGTAATTAAGCACAGTGGAAAAACAAAGGTCCTTGTAAGGGTAAATATATTGAACAGAAATGTAATTGCTGATATGTCGCTGCAGATGTTGCAAAGTTAA
- a CDS encoding penicillin acylase family protein, producing the protein MKKINSSALFPMVALIVLVFAFSQQMFEVPPLGKLLDPFAGAVQNEEQRKDGLLQLHAGNGLQDSVSVFFDERRVPHIYAKNTSDMYFAQGYVTASLRLWQMDFITYASAGRLSELFPKKELLEYDRNQRRIGILEAAHRSLKLIEQDSATNAILTAYTNGVNAYISQLHYREFPLEYKLLDYSPEPWTKLKSVLISKSMANNMTGYEEDLFLSKMMLALGEDTFNQLYPDFVDHSTPVMNTNVPAGPLLAYNQVKKPEYLTYSFLSTRPVVARSSYNPALGSNSWAVSGEKTKSGRPILANDPHLNLSMPCVWMELQMSSPGVNVYGVSIPGSPAVVIGFNENIAWGITNGADDVRDWYKLRITNDYKKYEYDGKWLDLSSRVEVIKRRGLATVYDTVYSTIHGPIVFTRSFPGHEQDLLNNALKWELHNPSNEFRTFIKLATAANYQQYREAISQYACPLQNFTFACKDNTIAINHQGKMAVKWPGQGKFILDGTSSNDLYTKYISTDSLPQLLNPACHYVLSANQHPTYANYPHYYHGYYSETRANRIRQLLDTATAMDAASMKAIQLDNVNTFAVDALPVLLATIQAQRLNKEQEQLLDAVRQWKGNYDFDNEQAELYELWWKNVKDYTWDEFDSYRFFMRAPEDYILLEMISRDPSNRYFDKQGTAQVEQAGDIVTNAFTVAAADYLKLKKNGKVNWGSCNKIKVMHLSNLPALSVPELASAGHPAAPNAMSANWGPSWRMIVELGDRPVAYGVYPGGQSGNPGSPDYDRFIKDWNKGNYYQLHFYMSQQEALHQASSRWLLK; encoded by the coding sequence ATGAAAAAGATCAACAGCAGTGCCCTGTTTCCGATGGTGGCGCTGATCGTTCTGGTATTTGCGTTCTCGCAGCAGATGTTTGAGGTGCCGCCGCTGGGTAAGCTGTTGGACCCTTTTGCAGGCGCGGTGCAAAACGAAGAGCAGCGGAAGGATGGACTGTTGCAGCTACATGCCGGCAATGGTCTTCAGGACAGTGTGAGCGTATTCTTTGATGAGCGGCGTGTGCCGCATATCTATGCAAAGAATACCAGCGATATGTATTTTGCACAGGGCTATGTAACAGCATCACTCCGCCTATGGCAAATGGATTTTATTACTTACGCTTCCGCCGGCCGCCTCTCGGAGCTGTTTCCCAAAAAGGAGCTGCTGGAATACGACCGTAACCAGCGCCGTATCGGCATCCTGGAGGCTGCTCACCGCTCGTTAAAGCTGATAGAGCAGGACTCCGCCACCAACGCCATACTGACGGCCTACACCAACGGTGTAAATGCTTATATCAGCCAGCTACATTACCGTGAGTTTCCGCTGGAATACAAACTGCTGGACTATAGCCCCGAGCCGTGGACGAAGTTGAAGAGCGTACTTATCTCCAAAAGTATGGCCAACAACATGACCGGCTACGAAGAAGATCTTTTCCTTTCCAAGATGATGCTGGCGCTGGGAGAAGATACCTTCAACCAGTTGTATCCCGATTTCGTGGACCATAGCACGCCTGTCATGAATACCAATGTGCCGGCGGGCCCGCTGTTGGCGTATAACCAGGTGAAGAAACCGGAATACCTGACCTATTCTTTTTTATCTACCCGCCCGGTGGTAGCCAGAAGCTCCTATAACCCGGCCCTCGGTAGTAACAGCTGGGCCGTGTCCGGAGAGAAAACAAAATCAGGTCGCCCGATCCTCGCCAACGATCCCCATCTGAACCTCTCCATGCCTTGCGTATGGATGGAATTGCAGATGAGTAGTCCGGGTGTGAACGTATACGGTGTATCTATCCCGGGTTCTCCGGCAGTGGTGATCGGCTTCAATGAAAACATTGCATGGGGGATCACCAATGGCGCAGATGATGTGCGGGACTGGTACAAGCTGCGGATCACCAACGACTACAAAAAATATGAGTATGATGGCAAATGGCTGGACCTTTCTTCCAGGGTGGAGGTCATCAAAAGAAGAGGACTGGCTACCGTGTATGATACCGTTTACAGCACGATCCACGGGCCGATAGTTTTTACCAGGAGTTTTCCTGGCCACGAGCAGGACTTGCTGAACAATGCGCTGAAGTGGGAGTTGCATAATCCTTCCAACGAATTCCGCACGTTTATCAAACTGGCTACGGCAGCCAATTACCAGCAATACCGCGAGGCGATCAGCCAGTATGCCTGCCCGTTGCAGAACTTTACCTTTGCCTGTAAAGACAATACCATTGCCATCAATCACCAGGGCAAGATGGCAGTGAAGTGGCCAGGGCAGGGTAAGTTCATCCTTGATGGTACCAGCAGCAATGATCTTTATACAAAATATATTTCCACAGACAGTTTACCGCAGTTGCTGAATCCTGCCTGTCATTATGTGCTTTCTGCCAACCAGCATCCCACCTATGCGAACTATCCGCATTATTATCACGGCTATTATTCCGAAACAAGGGCTAACAGGATCCGGCAGCTGCTGGATACCGCCACTGCCATGGATGCCGCCAGCATGAAGGCGATACAGCTGGATAATGTGAACACCTTTGCCGTAGATGCTTTGCCGGTATTGCTGGCCACCATACAGGCGCAGCGACTCAATAAGGAACAGGAGCAACTGCTGGATGCCGTTCGCCAATGGAAAGGCAATTATGATTTTGATAATGAGCAGGCTGAGTTATATGAGCTGTGGTGGAAAAATGTGAAAGACTATACATGGGATGAATTTGATAGCTACCGCTTTTTTATGCGGGCGCCGGAAGATTATATCCTGCTGGAGATGATCAGCCGCGATCCTTCTAACCGGTATTTCGACAAGCAGGGAACTGCACAGGTGGAGCAGGCCGGGGATATTGTAACGAATGCCTTTACTGTGGCAGCGGCAGATTATCTCAAATTGAAAAAGAACGGTAAAGTGAACTGGGGAAGTTGTAACAAGATTAAAGTAATGCACCTCAGTAACCTTCCCGCGCTGAGTGTGCCGGAACTGGCTTCTGCAGGGCATCCTGCAGCACCTAATGCGATGTCGGCAAACTGGGGGCCTTCCTGGCGGATGATCGTGGAGCTGGGCGACCGCCCGGTGGCCTATGGTGTATATCCCGGCGGGCAATCCGGAAACCCCGGCAGTCCTGACTACGACCGTTTTATCAAAGACTGGAACAAAGGAAACTATTATCAGCTGCATTTTTATATGTCGCAGCAGGAAGCACTGCACCAGGCTTCCAGCCGCTGGTTGCTGAAATGA
- a CDS encoding outer membrane beta-barrel protein has product MLSYPPYTLSPAERTTANLFLRHSIKILLLLLLLLHPSLQTLYAQSPASADISGTVVNSEGTPLRDAVVLLKRTADSVIYKTALSNEQGVFAFSAVKTDNYFIEINILGFEKLRRYNLQMGSTAISLGKLPMQSASKVLTGVEVRARIPLIERQIDKTVVNVENSIISEGANVLEVMERLPGVQVDQNGVVAINGKRGVMVFMDGKAVMMSPEDIADQLRGMASSSISKIEIIAKPGARYDAAGSGGIINIVRKKVKKEGFNGSVNAGFGQSYYSRYNAGFNLSWRNKYYNFFFNGSYQNNTSFFVNHITNDILDNDGSVKTRQHADNNITRGTAAYNPAIGAEFYLSKRTTLSLTGIGGLQLAKNTTDSKAVDYDGKLSTGSQDFNSVVHDKPFNYTLSMHLAHKIDSTGREISGDLDYSNYWSRANQDIRNRYYDVDSTFLNEENSFFDQHRKLNIYAAKIDYTQPLKNNARLEFGWKSSYVDIKNDNKFYNKIGGQNIIDSSKYDNTVNRENINALYVNFNKEYEKLSFQVGLRGEHTWNINEQQLQQFRLERNYVQLFPSLFIDYKLNKDQTLNMKISRRTDRPVYSQLNPFRRPLSPTLYYEGNPNLQPQTSVNSELTWAYKNQLFITFGYDNFQNYIGTVPRLDSNKVTITRLPSNIHGSYSFNFDIVYTKQLLRWWNTSNAISFYRQAFNGTEDDFVLNNNGILSFNFDAINTFILSKTFSAECSFKAVSKHRVIATTFGGYYILSAGVKQMVFNNKGSVAFKVTNILQSEDEGSTYSYKNLNQYWLINFYSRAATINFTYRFGKGKAPKMRTESGSADEQRRSKGGSN; this is encoded by the coding sequence ATGCTATCTTACCCTCCTTACACACTATCACCTGCTGAAAGAACCACTGCTAACCTATTTCTGCGACATAGTATCAAAATATTACTGTTGCTGTTATTGCTGCTTCATCCTTCCTTACAGACACTATACGCACAGTCGCCCGCATCAGCCGATATCAGCGGGACCGTTGTGAACAGCGAAGGAACACCCCTGCGCGATGCCGTCGTGTTACTGAAAAGAACTGCCGATTCGGTTATTTATAAAACAGCCCTGAGTAATGAACAAGGCGTTTTTGCCTTCAGTGCTGTAAAAACGGATAACTACTTTATCGAGATTAATATCCTCGGGTTTGAAAAATTGCGCCGCTACAATTTACAGATGGGCAGTACCGCGATCTCACTCGGGAAACTACCGATGCAGAGCGCTTCAAAGGTTTTAACTGGTGTGGAAGTAAGAGCCAGGATACCACTGATAGAACGACAGATCGATAAAACGGTGGTGAATGTAGAGAATAGTATTATTTCGGAAGGCGCCAACGTGCTGGAAGTGATGGAACGCTTACCCGGGGTTCAGGTGGATCAGAACGGGGTGGTGGCCATTAACGGCAAAAGAGGGGTGATGGTATTTATGGATGGCAAAGCGGTGATGATGTCGCCGGAAGATATTGCGGACCAGCTTCGTGGGATGGCTTCTTCCAGTATTTCGAAGATAGAGATTATCGCCAAACCTGGCGCACGCTATGATGCTGCCGGCAGCGGTGGTATCATTAACATCGTCAGGAAAAAAGTGAAAAAGGAAGGCTTCAATGGTAGCGTGAATGCGGGTTTTGGACAGAGCTACTACAGCAGGTATAATGCTGGTTTTAATCTCAGCTGGAGAAACAAATATTATAATTTCTTCTTCAACGGATCTTATCAGAACAATACGAGTTTCTTCGTCAATCATATTACGAATGATATCCTGGACAATGACGGATCAGTTAAGACCAGGCAACATGCGGATAATAATATCACCCGCGGAACAGCCGCCTATAACCCGGCAATTGGCGCCGAGTTTTATTTGTCGAAGCGGACTACCTTGTCGCTCACGGGTATCGGTGGGCTTCAGTTAGCGAAGAATACGACTGACTCAAAGGCGGTTGATTATGACGGTAAATTGTCGACAGGTAGCCAGGATTTTAACAGCGTCGTGCACGACAAACCCTTTAACTACACCCTGTCCATGCACCTGGCACACAAGATCGACAGCACTGGCAGGGAGATCTCCGGTGACCTGGACTACTCCAATTACTGGAGCCGGGCCAACCAGGATATCCGAAACCGTTATTACGATGTTGACAGCACGTTTCTGAATGAGGAGAACAGTTTCTTCGATCAACACCGTAAACTGAATATCTATGCCGCCAAAATAGATTATACCCAACCATTGAAAAATAATGCCAGACTGGAATTTGGCTGGAAGTCGAGCTACGTGGATATCAAAAATGACAATAAATTCTACAACAAGATAGGTGGTCAGAATATCATAGATTCATCGAAGTATGATAATACAGTGAACCGCGAGAACATCAATGCGCTCTATGTCAACTTTAATAAAGAATATGAAAAGCTGAGCTTCCAGGTGGGGCTGAGGGGAGAGCATACGTGGAATATCAATGAGCAGCAGTTGCAGCAATTCCGCCTGGAAAGAAATTATGTACAGCTGTTTCCGTCACTGTTTATTGATTACAAACTGAACAAGGACCAGACGCTGAACATGAAGATCAGCCGGCGTACTGACCGGCCGGTATATTCTCAGCTCAACCCATTCCGGCGGCCGTTATCGCCGACACTGTATTATGAGGGGAATCCCAATCTGCAGCCGCAGACCTCTGTGAACAGCGAGCTTACATGGGCGTATAAAAACCAGCTGTTCATTACGTTCGGCTATGATAATTTCCAGAACTACATCGGAACGGTGCCACGGCTGGACAGTAATAAGGTAACGATCACGCGTCTGCCGAGCAATATACATGGTTCCTATTCTTTCAACTTCGATATCGTATATACGAAACAGTTATTGCGCTGGTGGAATACCTCCAACGCTATCTCTTTTTACCGTCAGGCATTCAATGGTACAGAAGATGATTTTGTGCTGAATAACAATGGTATCCTGTCTTTTAATTTTGATGCCATCAACACTTTTATTTTAAGTAAAACATTTTCTGCCGAGTGTAGCTTCAAGGCGGTATCGAAGCACCGCGTGATCGCTACTACTTTCGGTGGCTATTATATTCTCAGTGCCGGTGTCAAGCAGATGGTGTTTAACAACAAAGGATCGGTGGCGTTCAAGGTCACCAATATCCTGCAATCAGAAGATGAGGGATCGACCTATAGCTATAAAAACCTGAATCAGTATTGGCTGATCAACTTTTATTCGAGAGCTGCTACGATCAACTTTACTTACCGCTTCGGGAAAGGCAAAGCGCCGAAAATGCGTACAGAAAGCGGTTCCGCTGATGAACAACGGAGATCAAAAGGTGGCAGTAACTAA
- a CDS encoding thioesterase II family protein translates to MKKAQLFLLHFAGGNSYSFRFLERWLPDFELVPLELPGRGKRIGEPLLREFTLAVRDIFRQVTARYNNGHFLLYGHSMGAYLALSVTSMLEKTGRMPACLIVSGNAGPGMYDPQRRYLMEREPFITELKRLGGIPPEILENEELFNFFDPVLRADFEIAERNNAAATGAVNTPLFAMMGSQEEKSAEIDNWRKFTRSRFGYRILEGNHFFIHDHPQQVADIIRSCHQYSSF, encoded by the coding sequence ATGAAAAAAGCACAGTTATTCCTCTTGCACTTTGCTGGTGGCAACAGCTATTCTTTCCGCTTCCTGGAGCGCTGGCTACCTGACTTTGAGCTGGTGCCGCTGGAGCTGCCAGGAAGAGGAAAGAGAATCGGTGAGCCTTTACTGCGTGAGTTTACGTTGGCCGTGCGCGATATTTTCCGGCAGGTGACCGCGCGGTACAATAACGGCCATTTCCTGTTGTATGGTCATAGCATGGGCGCCTATCTTGCGCTGAGCGTGACCTCTATGCTGGAAAAAACCGGTAGGATGCCAGCCTGTCTCATCGTGAGTGGAAATGCCGGGCCCGGCATGTATGATCCGCAACGCCGTTACCTGATGGAGCGGGAGCCTTTTATCACAGAGCTGAAGCGCCTGGGTGGCATACCGCCGGAAATACTGGAAAATGAAGAGCTGTTCAATTTCTTTGATCCCGTGCTGCGCGCCGATTTTGAAATAGCAGAAAGGAATAATGCCGCTGCCACCGGCGCCGTGAACACACCTCTCTTCGCCATGATGGGTAGCCAGGAAGAGAAATCCGCAGAAATCGATAACTGGCGCAAGTTTACCAGGTCCAGGTTCGGCTACAGAATACTGGAAGGTAATCACTTCTTCATTCATGATCATCCACAACAGGTAGCAGATATCATCCGGTCCTGCCATCAATATTCATCTTTCTAA
- a CDS encoding cyclic peptide export ABC transporter has protein sequence MKRILKLALPRTGIIGLLKYVCLGILSGLCSFLFINTVTRVVTLIIAGEYTVSKEYMILFTCIILAFMWVRRTLSLAIIHLSQTLFWSLRKEILSLVLKADYQQLAGRRTDVHAAVVSDVNILTNASMGIIDFFTAAILAVSCLVYLATISMLLFGITLVIALLGITVYRLRARANVRNFQQARALETSFQENFNAILNGFKEIYMEPEKGRYIFNEKIGKIATEAFRNNTKAYTGFLNNQITGQVLFYILISSILLVFSVTLNIPSGNTVSFVFTLLYLLGAIETIMVLLPNLVRARVASNHLMDLKTKLEETDYHTHSLNGNPFTGGFEQIVIRGLEFHYIAKEEKAFSVGPVNFDIAKGEIVFIYGGNGSGKTTFMHTVLGLHIPTAGQIWLNGVKVTEDNYADYRAMFAVVFSDFYLFNDIAGVQEVDLAQWNYYLQLFELEGKVTLEGRTYSTTSLSTGQRKRLALITALMEGKPVLVIDEWAADQDPHFRRKFYTEIIPMLKQEGITILAITHDDKYYHCADKLYKMDYGKLMVENVSIYQ, from the coding sequence ATGAAACGAATCCTTAAACTCGCCTTGCCGCGCACCGGTATAATAGGGCTGTTAAAATATGTATGCCTGGGCATCCTTTCGGGGTTGTGCAGTTTCCTTTTTATCAATACCGTTACCCGCGTGGTGACACTGATTATTGCCGGGGAATATACCGTGAGCAAAGAATACATGATCCTGTTCACCTGTATCATCCTGGCCTTTATGTGGGTAAGGCGAACATTATCGCTCGCTATCATCCATTTGTCGCAAACCCTTTTCTGGAGCCTGCGAAAGGAGATTTTGTCGCTGGTGCTGAAGGCAGACTACCAGCAGCTGGCCGGCCGGCGAACGGACGTGCATGCCGCCGTGGTGAGTGATGTGAACATCCTCACCAATGCTTCCATGGGCATTATAGATTTTTTTACGGCGGCTATACTGGCGGTATCCTGCCTCGTTTACCTGGCTACCATTTCCATGTTGCTGTTTGGGATCACGCTGGTGATCGCGCTGCTAGGCATCACGGTATACCGGCTCCGTGCCAGGGCCAACGTACGTAATTTCCAACAGGCCCGGGCGCTGGAAACCAGCTTTCAGGAGAACTTCAACGCCATCCTCAACGGTTTCAAGGAGATCTATATGGAGCCAGAAAAAGGACGATATATCTTCAACGAGAAGATAGGGAAGATCGCTACGGAAGCCTTCCGGAATAACACCAAAGCCTATACGGGATTTCTGAATAACCAGATCACCGGGCAGGTATTGTTCTACATCCTTATCTCGTCTATCCTGCTCGTATTCAGTGTTACGCTGAATATCCCTTCCGGTAATACGGTAAGTTTTGTATTCACTTTACTTTACCTGCTGGGGGCTATAGAAACCATTATGGTACTGCTGCCCAACCTGGTGCGCGCACGGGTGGCCTCTAATCACCTGATGGACCTTAAAACAAAGCTGGAAGAAACGGATTACCATACGCATTCGTTAAATGGAAACCCCTTCACAGGCGGATTTGAACAGATCGTGATCAGGGGACTGGAATTCCATTATATTGCAAAAGAGGAAAAAGCATTCAGCGTTGGACCCGTTAATTTCGATATCGCCAAAGGCGAAATAGTATTCATTTATGGCGGCAACGGTAGTGGTAAAACTACTTTCATGCATACTGTGCTTGGGCTGCACATCCCCACAGCCGGCCAGATATGGTTGAATGGTGTGAAAGTAACCGAAGATAATTACGCGGACTACCGCGCCATGTTTGCCGTTGTTTTCAGCGACTTCTATCTTTTCAATGATATCGCTGGCGTGCAGGAAGTAGACCTGGCCCAATGGAACTATTATCTGCAGCTGTTTGAACTGGAAGGAAAAGTGACCCTGGAAGGACGTACCTATTCGACTACCTCACTTTCCACCGGCCAGCGGAAAAGACTGGCGCTGATCACCGCGCTGATGGAAGGCAAACCTGTACTGGTGATAGACGAGTGGGCCGCAGACCAGGACCCGCATTTTCGCAGGAAATTTTATACAGAGATCATCCCTATGCTGAAGCAGGAGGGGATTACTATCCTGGCCATTACACACGATGATAAATATTACCATTGCGCCGATAAGTTGTACAAGATGGATTACGGAAAACTTATGGTGGAGAATGTATCCATTTATCAATAA